CCGAGGAGCGCTTTCGATTCACACAGAGCCTTCGGTCACTTCGAATTCAAATGTTTTCTCGGTGAGTACCGAATTTAAAATCATGCAATTGGTTTTGGTGCGCTCAAGAATTCGCAGGGCGTTGTCTTTTTGGATGACTCCGCTCAATTGAACTTTTAAATGAAATCGGGCCATAAAGACCTGACCTTTTTCATTGCGATCAACTTCCAATCGCGAAGCCAGACGGAAATCGCTAAATTGAAGCCGAGATTTCTCGGCGAACACTTTGAAAGTTGCCGCAAAACAATTTTGCAAAGCCATGTTGTAAAGATCCTCGGGACTAAATCCATTCCCTGGGCCATTAAACTC
The window above is part of the Bdellovibrionales bacterium genome. Proteins encoded here:
- a CDS encoding OsmC family protein; translation: EFNGPGNGFSPEDLYNMALQNCFAATFKVFAEKSRLQFSDFRLASRLEVDRNEKGQVFMARFHLKVQLSGVIQKDNALRILERTKTNCMILNSVLTEKTFEFEVTEGSV